Proteins encoded together in one Methanocaldococcus sp. FS406-22 window:
- a CDS encoding HEPN domain-containing protein, with protein MKSVLILFGVFIKTHYVSTLLVRNLDNFDEYWKGRFESLLPIIRELERHWALPRYPEPMGEDVWNPLEKYTKEDAEECLKNAEEVLKVVKEFLKEKYNLE; from the coding sequence GTTTTTATAAAAACACATTATGTTTCAACCCTGCTGGTAAGGAATTTGGATAACTTCGATGAATATTGGAAAGGAAGATTTGAAAGTTTATTACCTATAATAAGGGAGTTAGAAAGACATTGGGCTTTGCCCCGATATCCTGAACCAATGGGGGAGGATGTGTGGAATCCACTGGAGAAATATACAAAAGAGGATGCTGAAGAATGCTTAAAAAATGCAGAGGAAGTTTTAAAAGTTGTTAAAGAATTTTTAAAAGAAAAATATAATTTAGAGTAA